Within Limisalsivibrio acetivorans, the genomic segment TCAAAATCATGCATTTAGATGAACATCTGTCATAAACAGTTATCACTTCGGACCTATTCTGTTCAGAGGTCTTTGTTAAAACCTAACTTTTCATCATCTTTGTAAAAAGCTACTTAAATATATCGACAAAACGCCTACTTTCTGACATTCTATTGCTGATATAGTATATCGTATATTTATACTCTACCATCGTAAAGTATATTTTATTAACCGTCACTTTACTTGCAGGAGTATAGAATACTTTTAATTTTGGAGGCGGGTTTGAAACAGACCGTTGAAATTATTAAAGCTCTTGCCGATGAAAACAGAGCAAGAATCGCCATGATGCTGCGTGTTCGCCCTATGTGTGTATGCGAGATTGACGCTATCCTTGATATCGCTCTATCGACCATTTCATCCCATCTTAAGGTCATGAAAAGTGCAGGAATCATTAAGGATAAAAAGGACGGGCGCTGGGTTGTATATTCTTCCTGCGAGGAGACACTCCTAGTTAACGATATCCTTGATACCATTGAGAAGCATCTTGAGAATGACGAAACTTTCCTGAACGACCGCAAGAAGGTTAATGAAGTGTCAAAGGACGTATGCTTTAAAAACTGACATTATCGGCCATCCCCTGCCAGTCAAACATTGAGGCTGTATCCTCTGCTTCTCCCTCACCCAGGCCGCTAAACTCAAAGGTGGCAATCCTTGAAACACCACCGCCACTATAGTTGCGCATCAAGGGCACAACAATATAACCCGCTTTTGCAGATGGATTTATTGTCTTGTATACAGAGAAACCTTCGATAGTCCCCACAGATGTTACATTATCAGCACCATCCTCCTGCACAGCTTTCCACACAGCCGCACTCCCATCCATAACCATAACACGGAGCCTGGATGATCTCTTCATGTAGTCTCTTGAAGCTGTAACTATCCTCTCACCCTCAGGAAGCTCTATAACTCCACCCTGTGCATCGGCAGCCATCCAGCCTTCTATATCTATGAGGTATGGAAAGAATCTCGTAAAATCCGAAGCGTATACGGATACTGCCACGGCAAGTGTGATAACTATACAGAAAAGTTTTTTCAATTAGCCCCCCTCTCTCAGGAAAACCTCAAGAATGCCTTGGGTTTTCGTGGACGATTCTGGCACCGTTGGTTAGCTGGCGGTAGATCTCCTCATCGCTGACCTTGTCCCTGGCCAAATCCACACTCTCCTCATATACCTGATAAACAGGCTTCAGGTTGTTCAGGGCGATGGCGACAATATCAAGAACACAGTTACCGCATGTGCAGAGGTGTGGATTTCTCTCAAGGAAGAAGGGGAGCATGTCCCACACCCTTTTTTCGTTTATGTTGCGGATCGCCTCGACGTCATAGTAGTTGATTTTGCTCATAATTCCCCTTACTATTCGGTAGTTAATACTCCGCTGATGCCTCCCTTTGAGGCATGGCGCTATAATAAGATATATCACCCGGAGATCAGCCATGCAAGATAAAATAGCCGTAATAGGCGCCGGGAGCTGGGGCACCGCACTCGCCTCCCAGCTCGGTTCAAACGGATATGAAGTAACTATCTACAGCCTTGAGCAGGAGGTTGCAGACTGCATAAATGAGAAGCACGAAAACTGCCTATTCCTCCCCGGAAACAGGCTCCCCGATACTGTAAGCGGCGACACATTCAACAATATCAGCAAAATCGACACAGACAGCATTCTCTGGGCAGTTCCCACTCAGTTCTCAAGAATGCTCGCCATGGAGAATGCAGAAGTTCTCAAAGGGAAACATATAATCATCGCCACAAAGGGAATCGAGATATCAACGGGGAAGCTCGTTGTAACCATGCTGGAAGAGGCCGCCGAGGCGGACTACAGCATACTTTCAGGACCCTCCTTTGCAAAGGAGGTAGCCGCCGGAAAGCCAACGGCTGTGAGCATTGCAAATCCAGACAAAGAAATGGCAAAGCGCTGGCAGGAGGCACTCTCCACACCGGCATTCAGATGCTACTACACCGACGACGTCATTGGAGTTGAAACAGGCGGAGCAATGAAAAACGTTATCGCACTCGCTGCCGGAGCATCGGACGGACTCGGCTTCGGGCATAACGCAAGGGCCGGCATCATTACACGTGGACTGGCAGAGATAGCAAGACTCGGCGTCGCACTCGGCGGCAAGGCGGAAACCTTCATGGGCCTCTCCGGCATGGGGGACCTGGTGCTCACATGTACAGGGGATCTCAGCCGTAACCGTCAGGTGGGCCTGAAGCTCGCCGAAGGGCACACCATCGACGATATCACCGGGAAAATGAATATGGTGGCAGAAGGGGTCTACACCGCCAAAGCGGCCTATGAAATGTCCATTAAACACGGGATCGAAATGCCCATAACCAACGAAGTCTATCAGGTTATCTATGAAGGGAAAAATCCCAAAGACTCCGTTATGGCACTCATGGAGCGCCCGCTCAGGGAAGAGTAATTTTAATATAGACGCAGGGAGCTTAGCTTTACCATCATTTTATCTATGGAATTTACCATCCATGGAAATTCCATTGTTGTTCGGGCAAAGAAACTTTGCCCTCTCGTACTTTCGGCTACATAAATTGAATACAATTCAATTTAGTTTTGCCTTCAGGGCTGTCTTTATTTTATCTATGGAATTTCCCATCCATGGAAATTCCATCGTTGTTCGGGCAGGGAAACCCTGCCCTCTCGTACTTTCGGCTACATAAATTGAATACAATTCAATTTAGTTTCGCCTTCAGGGCTTCCATCCATGGAAGCCTGTTGCGTATCAACCTCACCATGGAAGCCTGTTGCGTATCAACCTCAAAGGTGTGATTAGCATAAGATTTCATGGATGGAAAATTATTCAGATAGATAAAGATAAAGGAGTTTTTGAGGGGTTGTTAAGGGGAACTTTGTTCCCTAAAAAGTTCCCCTTAAGTCTTTTCTATAAATCGTAGACGAATCGCCTGTCGACCTTGCGGAGCCAGTTGAGGCTGTCCTCACGGAGCCCTCTCTGGATACCCGTGTAGGCATCGTAGATCTTCCGGCTTACGGGACCAATCTGTCCATCTCCGACTGTGATCTCACGTCCGTCTTCGAAGAGGTATGTTCCGACCGCAGAGATAACGGCCGCAGTTCCAAAGCCGCCGGCCTCGACAATATCTCCGTTCTCCACGCCTTTGATGAAGTCATCTATCCTGACCTTCTCCTGCACAACCTTGATCCCCAGTTCGGGTGCAAGCTCCATAACGCTTTCAGAGGTAATTGAGCGGAGGATCGTATCGGTGAATTCGGGGATAACGACCGTTCCATCCTTCATAACGTGGAAGTGGTTCATGGCGCCGCATTCCTCGATATAGGTATTTGTGGTATCGAGGTAAAGCACCTGATTGGCACCCTTGCTGTAGGCGTATTCTCCTGCACGCATGGACGCGGCATAGTTTCCGCCTGTTTTGGATGCACCTGTTCCACCGGGGGCGGCTCTGTGGAAACGGTCTGTGATAAGGAGCTTCACAGGCTCGCTGAATCCTTTGGGATAATAAGGACCGCTGGGTGAGAGTATCACCGAGAATATATACGAATCGCTGGGTTTAACGCCGAGCATATCCTGTGTTCCGAAAACAAAGGGGCGGATATACATTGATGCGCCGTCCTGAACGGGACACCAGAGCCTATCCACATCAATAAGAGCCTCAACCGCTTCCATCTGCATCTCCACAGGTATCTCGGGCATACACACCACTGCGGAGGAGCGGTTCATCCTCTGGGCATTCTTTTCGAAGCGGCACGTGTATATCTCGCCGTCATCATGGAGGAATGCCTTCGCACCCTCAAAGACTTCCTGGGAGTAATGAAGGACAATCGCACCGGGAGCAATGGAAAAATTCTGGTAGGGCACTATGCGAGCATCCTGCCACTCACCACCCTTATACTCTGCGATGAACATATGATCCGTCCTGAGCTGGCCGAAACTCAAAGGACCCTCGGGAACGAACTGCTCCGTTCTCCTTTCCGATTCATTCTTGAGGTTTAGTGATATCTCCATAAACTACTCCGATATGATTAGTATTAAGCCTACCGCCTCTTGCGGTTTAAAGCTCCCTTAACTTACTATAGTCTAATTAAACTCAGCTAGAATGTCAATAGCATAAAACCCTGTTTAATTTAAAGCCGTATACAAATCAAGTGATATATTTTACAATACTGCCAAAAAGCAGGTATTTTTTTATGCGACTTGTAATCGACGGTAACTATATAGCATACAGAACATTTCACAAATCCCCCCCGCTTACGAACAGCACTGGATTCCCCACTGCGGTTATCCACGGATTCCTCCAGTTCCTTATCTCCATCCAAGACAGGCTTAAGCCGGAGGAGACCATCGTTGTATTCGATGCAAAGGGGAAAACATGGCGCGATGAACTGGTTGAGGACTACAAGGCCACCAGGGAAAGAATGCCCGAGGACATGATACCCCAGCTTGAAGCACTGCGTGAGCTGATACCTATGATGGGTATACCTATGCTCTCCGTTGAGGGGTACGAGGCGGACGATGTTATGTTCACCCTCACCGATACGGAGATGGAGGTATACCTCGCCACAAAGGATAAGGACCTCCACCAGCTCGCCGCAAAGAGGGTTAAGCTCTACGATCCCTCCGCTCATGAACCGATTGACGAGGGGAAGGTTGAGGAGAAATTCGGCATACCCCCATCTAAGATACTCGATATGCTCGCACTAGCCGGCGACACATCGGACAACATCCCCGGCGTTCAGGGTGTCGGCCCGAAAACAGCCGTTAAACTCTTGCTGGAACATGGCGATCTCGACGGAGTGTATGAAAATATAGACAGTATAAAGGGTAAGCTCAAAGAGAAGCTGGAGAATGATAAAGAGAAGGCGTATCTGAGCCGTGACCTCGCCACGCTCCGCCGTGTTGAGGATCTTAAAATCCCCTCCCCTGATAAGGATGACGATGCTCTGGCATCAAAGCTTTCGGAGCTTGAGCTCAGAACCATACAGGAACGGCTCTTCGGCGAGGTAAAGGAGAGCGAGTCTCTCAGCGAAGGGGATGTGGAAAAGCCTGCGATAACCGTCTGCATAAACGGCAGTTTCTATGCTGCGGACGACAAGCACTACACCGAGACCAAAGCACCGGAAGCAACAGAAAAGTGCTACGATATTAAAAATATATACCGAAAAACAGGCGAGATACCCGAAGGCGTTCGTGATCTGATGCTAATAAGCTGGATGAACGACCCCGACGGCGGAGGGCTTCGCCCCCAGAAGGATGAGCCCGCAGGCGAGTTC encodes:
- a CDS encoding ArsR/SmtB family transcription factor is translated as MKQTVEIIKALADENRARIAMMLRVRPMCVCEIDAILDIALSTISSHLKVMKSAGIIKDKKDGRWVVYSSCEETLLVNDILDTIEKHLENDETFLNDRKKVNEVSKDVCFKN
- a CDS encoding NAD(P)H-dependent glycerol-3-phosphate dehydrogenase — protein: MQDKIAVIGAGSWGTALASQLGSNGYEVTIYSLEQEVADCINEKHENCLFLPGNRLPDTVSGDTFNNISKIDTDSILWAVPTQFSRMLAMENAEVLKGKHIIIATKGIEISTGKLVVTMLEEAAEADYSILSGPSFAKEVAAGKPTAVSIANPDKEMAKRWQEALSTPAFRCYYTDDVIGVETGGAMKNVIALAAGASDGLGFGHNARAGIITRGLAEIARLGVALGGKAETFMGLSGMGDLVLTCTGDLSRNRQVGLKLAEGHTIDDITGKMNMVAEGVYTAKAAYEMSIKHGIEMPITNEVYQVIYEGKNPKDSVMALMERPLREE
- a CDS encoding late competence development ComFB family protein — translated: MSKINYYDVEAIRNINEKRVWDMLPFFLERNPHLCTCGNCVLDIVAIALNNLKPVYQVYEESVDLARDKVSDEEIYRQLTNGARIVHENPRHS
- a CDS encoding branched-chain amino acid aminotransferase; protein product: MEISLNLKNESERRTEQFVPEGPLSFGQLRTDHMFIAEYKGGEWQDARIVPYQNFSIAPGAIVLHYSQEVFEGAKAFLHDDGEIYTCRFEKNAQRMNRSSAVVCMPEIPVEMQMEAVEALIDVDRLWCPVQDGASMYIRPFVFGTQDMLGVKPSDSYIFSVILSPSGPYYPKGFSEPVKLLITDRFHRAAPGGTGASKTGGNYAASMRAGEYAYSKGANQVLYLDTTNTYIEECGAMNHFHVMKDGTVVIPEFTDTILRSITSESVMELAPELGIKVVQEKVRIDDFIKGVENGDIVEAGGFGTAAVISAVGTYLFEDGREITVGDGQIGPVSRKIYDAYTGIQRGLREDSLNWLRKVDRRFVYDL